The genomic DNA TGCGGCCCGTGCCCGGCCCGCACCTCGACGGGCCGTCCCGCGACACCGGCCGCAGCACGTCGTACGACGACGACGACACCAGCTCGTTCCTGCCGCGCAACCCCGACTCGGCTGCCAGCACGTCGACCGACTCGTCCAACGGGTTCGAGACGACGTCGTTCGACAGCACCGCGTTCGACAGCGACCTCGACTCCCGCAGCAGCACGTCGTACGACGACCTGCTGTCCACCGCCGGCGGCGCCTCGTCGTTCAGTGACCTGCTCCACCCGAACGGCTCGGGCGACGACGCCACCTCCGAGTGGAAGCCGACCTGGACGCCCTCGGAGGACACCTTCTCGGGCACCGACGTCTGGACGCCGCTGTCCGACGAGCCGCTGCTCCCCGAGGCCGACTCCTCCGCCGAGCGGGTCGCGCCGACCAACGCCTCGGCGTTCTTCTCCGCACGCTCGGAGGTCCGCGGGGGCCTGACCGACGACCCGTACGACTTCACGTCGCCGGCCCCGACCGCCGACCCGTTCGGCCTCGGCAGCACGAGTGAGACGACCACGTCCGAGGTGGCCGCCCCGAGCGAACCCGCCGACCCGTTCGACATCGACACCTCGGCGGAGCCGGTCGACGAGGCGGACACCCCGATCTTCGGCAGCATGCAGTCGCAGTGGCTGAGCGACGAGACGTCCACCGACCTGCCCTGGGCCAGCTCGCAGGTCGAGGCCGGCTGGGAGGCCGCGGACCGAGCCACCAGTATCGGCACCGTGACCCACACCGAATCCGGCCTCCCGAAGCGTCGCCCGGGAGAGTTCCTCGTGCCCGGCGCCGTGACGCCGCCCAAGGACTCGTTCGGCGACCGTGACCCTGCCGAGATCCGCGACCGGCTGAGCCGCCATCTCTCCGGCGTACATCGCGGACGTACGGCGTTGCGTGATGGCACTCTTGGCGACGACCCATCCGGTTCCCCTGAGGAGACAGGCCGAGCATGACCAACTACACCGGTGCCACCGACCAGCGCAATCTCGACTGGTTGGTGACCAAGTTCGTCGATGACGTCCCGGGGGCCGCCCACGCGGTGCTCGTGTCGGCCGACGGCCTCCTCATGGCCGGGAGCGCTCGGCTGCCCGCCGACCGTGCCGAGCAGATGGCCGCGGTGTCGTCCGGGCTCGCGAGCCTGGCCACCGGCGCGGCGCGCCTGTTCGAGGGCGGCACGGTCTTGCAGTCGATCGTCGAGATGCAGCGCGGTTACCTGCTGCTGATGAGCGTCGGCGACGGCTCCCACCTCGCGGTCCTCACCGTCGAGTCCGCTGACATCGGTCAGGTCGGCTACGAGATGGCCGTGCTCGTCGAGCGCGTCGGCCGCATGGTCCAGGCTGAGGCCCGAGGGCCTCAGGCACTGTGACGGAGTGACTCATGGCGACCCGTGATGACGGCCCAGGCAGGGCAGGACGCGACGAGGAGGCCCCGCGCGCGGGCATCGTCCGTCCCTATGCGCTGACCTCGGGGCGCACGCGCGCCAAGGTCGACCTCCCCGTCGAGGCGACCCTTCAGCTCGACCCCTCGGTCTGGGACCAGACCTGGTCCGAGGACGACCTCACCGCACGCATCGTGGCGGTCTGTGAGGCCACCCCGTCGGTGGCGGAGGTCTCGGCCAAGGTCGGCGCACCCCTGGGTGTGGTCCGCGTCCTGATCGGCGACCTCATCGAGTCCGGCTACCTCAAGGTCCAAGCCACCCTCACCGACCACTCCTCCACCGGGGAGCGACACGACCTCATCGAAAGGACCCTCCGTGGACTACGGGCGATCTAGCCAGACCCCCGCCTCCGCCTCGACCAAGATCGTCGTGGCAGGCGGCTTCGGCGTCGGCAAGACCACACTGGTCGGCTCGGTCTCCGAGATCGTCCCGCTGCGCACCGAGGCCCTGGTCACCGACGCCTCCGAGGGCGTCGACAACCTGGCCTCCACGCCGATGAAGTCCACCACCACCGTCGCCATGGACTTCGGCCGCATCACGCTGGCCGACGACCTGGTCCTCTACCTGTTCGGCACGCCCGGCCAGCGGCGCTTCTGGTTCATGTGGGACGACCTCGTGCGCGGTGCGATCGGCGCGATCATCATCGTCGACACCGCTCGTCTCGATGAGGCGTTCTCGGCCATCGACTACTTCGAGGCCAAGGGGCTGCCGTTCATCGTCGCGGTCAACGAGTTCGACAACACCGCGCGCTACCCGATGGACCAGATCGCCGAGGCGCTGTCGCTGCCGGCGTACGTCCCGATCATGCCCATCGACGCCCGCGAACGAGAGTCCGCCAAGCAGGCCCTCATCCGCGTCACCGAGTTCGCACTGCAGCAGCTGTCGGGCTCGCCCGCCGGCGCCTGACGCCGGTCCTCGCTCGGCCTCGGACACACAACGCCCACTTCCCGGGCGAAATGTGACTTCAGGAGTGGGCGGTCTCAAGCGGTTTACGCAACGTTTTGCTGGTTGAGGAGCTTGTTGAGCTTCTCGGCTGGGGTGGCCCAGCCGAGGGTCTTGCGGGGGCGGCCGTTGAGCTCTGCTGCGACGTTGTCCAGGATGCCGGGGCCGTGCAGGGACAGGTCGGTGCTCTTGGGGAAGTACTGGCGTAGCAGGCCGTTGGTGTTCTCGTTGCTGCCGCGTTGCCAGGGTGAGCGCGGGTCACAGAAGTAGACCGGGATGCCGGTGGCGAGGCTGAAGCTGGCGTGCCGGGCCATCTCGCTGCCCTGGTCCCAGGTCAGTGACCGGCGTAGGTGTTCGGGCAGGGTCATGATCTTGGCGGTCATGGCTTGCTCGACCTGCTCGGCGGTGTGCCCGTTGGGCAGGTGCAGCAGCATCACGAACCGGGTCGATCGCTCGACCA from Luteipulveratus halotolerans includes the following:
- a CDS encoding roadblock/LC7 domain-containing protein, producing MTNYTGATDQRNLDWLVTKFVDDVPGAAHAVLVSADGLLMAGSARLPADRAEQMAAVSSGLASLATGAARLFEGGTVLQSIVEMQRGYLLLMSVGDGSHLAVLTVESADIGQVGYEMAVLVERVGRMVQAEARGPQAL
- a CDS encoding DUF742 domain-containing protein — translated: MATRDDGPGRAGRDEEAPRAGIVRPYALTSGRTRAKVDLPVEATLQLDPSVWDQTWSEDDLTARIVAVCEATPSVAEVSAKVGAPLGVVRVLIGDLIESGYLKVQATLTDHSSTGERHDLIERTLRGLRAI
- a CDS encoding GTP-binding protein, which translates into the protein MDYGRSSQTPASASTKIVVAGGFGVGKTTLVGSVSEIVPLRTEALVTDASEGVDNLASTPMKSTTTVAMDFGRITLADDLVLYLFGTPGQRRFWFMWDDLVRGAIGAIIIVDTARLDEAFSAIDYFEAKGLPFIVAVNEFDNTARYPMDQIAEALSLPAYVPIMPIDARERESAKQALIRVTEFALQQLSGSPAGA